The Arachis hypogaea cultivar Tifrunner chromosome 14, arahy.Tifrunner.gnm2.J5K5, whole genome shotgun sequence DNA window acttattataattttttatttgatttgtgagtttatatttagataaattaataatattttggttaatttagtatttttaatttggatgatattttaaaatatatattaaattataattatattttcttgtatttatttatatattttattataaaatagttatttggATTGAAATACGgtttaatcaattaaattaatgAATCAATAACTAAAGTAGTTTGATGACGGTTCGGTTTTTTAACCTTGATTATtatcaatgttctgaaaatcggtttGAACTGGCCGATCGAACCGGTCAAACCAGGAACCGTTAACAAATACGGTTCGAGCAGGAAGGAAAACCGCCAAATTCAAGAACCGAAATTAAACCTTAATAGTTATTTGCCCAAAACGCTGCGTTTCGCCCCCAGAAGAACCCTAGCCTTCAGTCTTCACTCTTCAGTTCTTCACCCAGACAACACTCTCGAGCCTCCACCCTCCAGCCCTCCACTCTCACCTCTCGCTCTCAGTTACCACACCTCCAGTCTTCATTAAATGATTAATTCTTTGGTGCTGGTTGTTGATTAATTCTTTAGTGCTGATTGCTTAAAGCATTATTAACTATTAAGTGATTAATTGTTTAAACTGATTGTTTAGTGCTGATTCCAAATGGCTATCAAAGGAATAGCATAACAGTGTTGGTCTGTCATGATGTCTACATAAGCCTTGATTTGTTCAGATGCATTAGTTAGAGTTCTtcattaaatgattaattttttggtGCTGGTTGCTAATTAATTCTTTGGTGCTGGTTGTTGATTAATTCTTTAGTGCCGATTGCTTAAAGCATTATTAACTATTAAGTGATTAATTGTCTAAACCGACTGTTTAGTGTTGATTCCAAATGGCTATCAAAGGAATAGCATGACAGTGATGGTCTGTCATGATTTCTACATAAGCCTTGATTTGTTCAGATGCATTAGTTAGAGTTCTTCATTAGTTAGAGTTCTtcattaaatgattaattttttagtaCTGGTTGTTGATTAATTCTTTAGTGCTTATTGCTTAAAGCATTATTAAATTAACTGTTAAGTGATTAATTGTTTAAACTGATTGTTTAGTGCTGATTGCTTAAACTGATTGTTTGAAGcatgattaaatgattaattttttggtGCTGATTGCTTGAAGCATTATTAAatgattaattgttgaagctggttgcttgaagcatgattaattgttatagtttattgttgaaaccttgatAATTGATTAGTTGTTGGGCTTAGGGTTGCTTGCTGATTTGGCATTGATAAGTTGATTAGTTATTAGATTGTATTGTTATGgtggattttgatgattgatgacaaacttgGATCAGTTGGATGTTGGCATGttatgtttgattggttgtttttgttatttgacttgAGTTTGTAATTTGAATGAGATCATAACATTCTGATTTATGtagtatttttaatttggatgatattttaaggattatattagattataatcatgttttaatgtgtttatttatattttatttattattttattataaaacggttttctTGGTTCAATCACGGTCGAATCGGTTGAACCTATAAATCAGTGAACCAATAACTAgaacggttcgatgaccggttcggttttcagaaccttgattattattattattattattattattattattattattattattattctcaaaCCAGATTCCTAATTCAAAATATAAGAGTTACTCAATTTTGaaatagaaagagagaaaaattaatCAGCAACCTTAATTCGAACATTCTTCCCGTTCATTCCTTTTGTATCCAGGTCAGATTTCATCTTCGAAGCTTTGCTAGGGTTTGCTGATTCAAATCATCCATCTGTCATCTTCCCTTTGTTTCTGCCCTTATTAGCAGACAGTAGTTTCAGTTTCGGATTCAGAAGCTGTTGGAATTATTGCATCCATGTCTAACACCAGCAACAATGTAATTCTAACAATATTTTTATCGGAACTTTATCCCCTTCGAATATCGCCATCTTTTACTTTCAAAACCAACATCAAGTGTTGAATTTTGTGTTGGGATCAGGTGGCTGGGGTTGACAACACCTTCAGAAGAAAATTCGATCGAGAAGAGTATTTGGAACGAGCTCGGGAGCGTGAGAGGCAGGTAATTTCTTTTTACTTAAACGTTAGTGTTCTATTTCCGAATTTCCAATAATTTCtggcttttttttaataattcataATATTGTGTTGTATTTTATGTCAAATTTGAACAGGAGGAGGAGGGTCGATCTAAATCTAAAGGTGTGCCACTTACTTCATATGCCTCTATTTGCATTagcttcaaaatattttcaatgttCTTgggttaattattttgttaagttGGAGAAATTTTCAAGTGATATTATATCAAGTTGACATCACCTTTGTCATATTGATGCAGCTAAAGGTCCTCCAGTGCAGAGGAAACCCCTAAAACATAGAGATTATGAAGTCGACCTCGAGTCCCGCCTAGGCAAGACTCAAGTAAGCAACTATGGACACCCATGTCATTGTTCTAGCATTTCTGAACGACTAAACTTTTATATGCATCTATCTAACGCCTCAACTTTATTGATAAAATGCAATGTTGCAGGTTGTTACGCCGGTTGCACCACTGAGTCAGCAGGTATACTTTTACCACGATATAAATATTAAGAAAACTCTCAGCTTTGTTTCAATATTTGCTATGGGCGATCTTGTGTATGTAACTGATTTTGATATGATGACTTGCTTATCAGGCTGGATATTACTGCTCTGTTTGTGAGTGTGTGGTAAAGGACTCAGCGAACTACTTGGATCATATTAATGGAAAGAAACGTACGTGGCCATTTATATATGGTTCCTTCCATTAGTTGATGCAGTTTTCAGTTAGCCTTCACTTTGCTCATTTTATTCTTATGTTTGTCTCTTAGATCAAAGAGCTTTGGGCATGTCTATGCGAGTTGAACGAGCCTCTCTCCAACAGGTAACCTCTAAAGATAGACAATCTTTTCTGTCTGTCATTTGGTTTCAGTACATATTTTAGTATCTTTGGGGGCAGTAGTAAATTTTTTGGTGGGAAACAGGTTCAGGAACGATTTGAGGTTCTTAAGAAACGTAAAGATCTTGGCACATTCACCGAGCAAGGTAATGCATTGGATTTTACCCCATTAATCAGAACCTTACAAGTTTCAAAGTCAAATCTATCTACTATTCTTGTTGTCTTTACCTTCGCCTGGAACTATAGACCTTTAACTTATCTTCCATGTATGATGGTCATTGACTCATTTCTTTAACGTTGCCTCTACCTTTTGTAGATCTTGACGAAAGGGTTCTAAAACAGcagcaagaagaggaagaaagaaaacGATTACGTCgtgaaaagaagaaggaaaaggtcaGGAGTCTGTAGTTGCTTATTTTGTATCATTGTTCCACCTCCTTTCTATCAACcctgatttttcttcttttctcttaatGTTCTTTATTTTGACCGGTAATAATGGTAACCATCTTTTTAGGAGTAAAAAAAAGTTTTCATCCAACTAGTAATCAGGTAGTGTTTTATTTTGAATTCAGAAAGAGAAGGCAGTGGAAGAACCGGAAATTGATCCTGATGTTGCGGCCATGATGGGGTTTGGTGGTTTCCGGTCATCAAAGAAATGATGCCATTATTTTGAGCAGCTTTTCTGCAATGATAAGCTGAATCTACCAGCCTGATTCCCGGTGGTTTAAAGGTCAATCTATGGTGAAAGGAAATATTAGCGGGTCTAAATATTGGAAGTTTGGGAGCTGGTTCTTAATGTGACTTTTTTTCTTTGGTTCTTGTATATTTCTTATGAGAACTATGTTATGTAATCTTATGTAAGCTCTACACAAGTGTGCTTTGCTAGTTTATGTATTGGGCTTGACAAGTGACAACTACCCTTGGCTCAATTCACGATTAACGTTCTTGGCAAATTATAGAGTAGACATTTTTGCCATTGTTACATTAGTTTGGAGGATAACAGCCAATTTAAGTACGACATTCGAGTTAAGACTCAATTTTACCATGAAATTTCACCTTGGCTTGAAATTGAACCTCCaaattttaatttactcaatAGGATCTCCAAATATTCAATCGTGACTCGTATTAATGTCTGGTGTGATTTCTGTTAATGGTGTGTAAAGTTGGCATATTAACTTGCCATGGtgtgattaatgataaaaaagtcttactttttttaatattatttctgAAAAATCTCATCaaaatttgatctttaaaattgtGAGATATTATATATGTCATGTTTTTAAATCTTTGGTATTTAGATTCAAATGAAGCCTTCattccatattttttttcaatctttGTTTCATTGATGAAAAAATTGTTTCAGTTATTGATCAATTATCCATATAAAACTTTTAATCAATCGccaatataaaaatttgaatgaatttgataattaaattgtatttcatatataatataataaaactatATTCATACTTATAATTAAATATTCGATAACTACTAAAGTAATATTCCAAAAATTATATcattgacaaaaataatttaaaaacaaataacaaataagTATAAGCCTAGGTAAAATCGGACAAAAATGACTGTCTTTAGAATGACCTATTCCATTAATAAAAGAGGCctactacacatacaagtctgtttgacttacaagttttacaagttgctACACATACGGGTCTTTTAATGCGTTATTCAGTTTACAAAGCGCTACACTCACCGTGTATTATGAAcgactcctcttcctcttcctcttcttcctcctccatgtatttcttcgttattctctttgcctttttAT harbors:
- the LOC112743644 gene encoding uncharacterized protein — encoded protein: MSNTSNNVAGVDNTFRRKFDREEYLERARERERQEEEGRSKSKAKGPPVQRKPLKHRDYEVDLESRLGKTQVVTPVAPLSQQAGYYCSVCECVVKDSANYLDHINGKKHQRALGMSMRVERASLQQVQERFEVLKKRKDLGTFTEQDLDERVLKQQQEEEERKRLRREKKKEKKEKAVEEPEIDPDVAAMMGFGGFRSSKK